A DNA window from Sphingopyxis macrogoltabida contains the following coding sequences:
- a CDS encoding enoyl-CoA hydratase/isomerase family protein yields the protein MADLILSEREGALRILTLNRPDRHNAMDDAMSSLFQKLLGEALEETETSTILIRANGKSFCSGRDTNVLGHRARDESDFHFVRRHQEGRLKMQESTKPIVAALKGGAIGGGCELALAADIRISDTTLKLALPEILYGVLPDTGGTQMMTALIGPSRTKFMVMSGQKIDAATALEWGAVDFVVAPGELDARALEIARDIAARPPINLALAKEMINLMHGPTIRTGTRAELYAQSYLFKTDDYQEARAAIREKRAPSYKGK from the coding sequence ATGGCCGACCTGATCCTAAGCGAGCGCGAAGGCGCCTTGCGTATCCTGACGCTGAACCGGCCCGACCGGCACAATGCGATGGACGACGCAATGTCGTCGCTGTTCCAGAAATTGCTCGGCGAGGCGCTCGAAGAGACCGAGACCAGCACGATCCTGATCCGCGCCAACGGCAAGAGCTTCTGTTCGGGACGCGATACCAATGTGCTGGGGCATCGCGCGCGCGACGAGAGCGATTTCCACTTCGTGCGGCGGCACCAGGAGGGGCGGCTGAAAATGCAGGAATCGACCAAGCCGATCGTCGCCGCGCTGAAGGGTGGCGCGATCGGCGGCGGGTGCGAACTGGCGCTCGCGGCCGATATCCGCATCAGCGACACGACGCTGAAGCTGGCCTTGCCCGAGATCCTCTATGGCGTGCTGCCCGACACCGGCGGCACGCAGATGATGACCGCGCTGATCGGGCCGTCGCGCACCAAATTTATGGTGATGTCGGGGCAGAAGATCGACGCCGCGACCGCGCTCGAATGGGGGGCGGTCGACTTCGTCGTCGCGCCCGGGGAGCTCGACGCGAGGGCGCTGGAGATAGCGCGCGACATCGCGGCGCGGCCGCCGATCAACCTCGCGCTGGCGAAAGAGATGATCAACCTGATGCACGGCCCGACGATCCGCACCGGCACGCGCGCCGAACTCTACGCGCAGAGCTATCTCTTCAAGACCGACGACTATCAGGAAGCGCGCGCCGCGATCCGCGAGAAGCGCGCGCCGAGCTACAAGGGGAAATAG
- a CDS encoding SDR family NAD(P)-dependent oxidoreductase: MAELSGKTALVTGASRGIGAAIARRLGAAGAHVAVNYAGSKDAAETLVAEIIADGGQAFAIQADVGIMAGITSMLAACDMAFGGTPNLDILVNNAGVGGEGDTGSLRKCDEELFDRMIAVNQKAPHFITQLCLDRLRDGGRIVNIGSLGGRSALPPFAAYAATKRALQSLTMSTAVVVGPRGITCNLVAPGAVDTEFNKTLSEKPGWAEATSKLTPMKRLGVPEDIAGAVMMLCRDEAHWVTGQIVEASGGLFL; encoded by the coding sequence ATGGCGGAGCTTAGCGGAAAGACCGCGCTCGTCACCGGCGCGTCACGCGGCATCGGCGCCGCGATCGCCCGCCGACTCGGCGCAGCCGGCGCGCATGTCGCGGTCAATTATGCTGGCAGCAAGGATGCTGCCGAAACACTCGTCGCGGAAATCATTGCGGATGGCGGGCAGGCCTTTGCCATACAGGCCGACGTCGGCATCATGGCGGGCATCACATCGATGCTCGCCGCCTGCGACATGGCCTTCGGTGGCACCCCCAATCTCGACATCCTCGTCAACAACGCCGGGGTCGGCGGCGAGGGCGACACGGGCAGCCTCCGGAAATGCGATGAGGAATTGTTCGACCGGATGATCGCGGTGAATCAGAAGGCGCCGCATTTCATCACCCAGCTCTGCCTCGATCGCCTCCGCGACGGCGGGCGCATCGTCAACATCGGCTCGCTCGGCGGACGCTCGGCGCTGCCGCCTTTCGCCGCCTATGCCGCGACCAAGCGCGCGCTGCAGAGCCTCACCATGTCCACCGCGGTCGTCGTCGGCCCGCGCGGTATCACCTGTAACCTCGTCGCGCCCGGTGCGGTCGATACCGAATTCAACAAGACCTTGTCCGAAAAGCCCGGCTGGGCCGAGGCGACGTCGAAACTCACTCCGATGAAGCGCCTCGGCGTGCCCGAGGATATCGCGGGCGCCGTGATGATGCTCTGCCGCGACGAGGCGCATTGGGTCACCGGCCAGATCGTCGAAGCGAGCGGAGGGCTGTTCCTGTGA
- a CDS encoding SDR family NAD(P)-dependent oxidoreductase translates to MSDLRGKTALVTGGSRGIGAAIVQRLGQAGAHVAVNYAGSKDAAEALVAEIEAAGGKAFAAQADVSSLAGIEALFAACDREFGGAPNLDILINNAGVGRGGRDGTLKGAGEALFDELFAVNVKGPHFVTQAALPRLRDGGRIVNIGSMSGKVGQPFAASYAMTKRAIQSLTFSTALAVAKRQITCNCIAPGAVATEFIAALREQPGWDEATAKHTPMGRLGEPEDIAGAVMMLLGDDARWVTGQVIEASGGLAL, encoded by the coding sequence GTGAGCGACCTTAGGGGCAAGACCGCGCTCGTCACCGGCGGCTCGCGCGGCATTGGCGCCGCAATTGTGCAGCGGCTGGGTCAGGCGGGGGCGCATGTCGCAGTCAACTATGCCGGCAGCAAGGACGCCGCCGAGGCGCTGGTCGCCGAGATCGAAGCGGCGGGCGGCAAGGCCTTCGCGGCGCAGGCCGACGTCTCGTCGCTTGCGGGCATCGAGGCGCTATTCGCAGCCTGCGACCGCGAATTCGGCGGCGCGCCCAATCTCGATATCCTCATTAACAACGCCGGGGTCGGCCGCGGCGGGCGCGACGGCACGCTCAAGGGCGCGGGCGAGGCGCTGTTCGACGAACTCTTCGCGGTCAACGTCAAGGGCCCGCATTTTGTCACGCAAGCCGCGTTGCCGCGGCTGCGTGACGGCGGGCGCATCGTCAACATCGGTTCGATGTCGGGCAAGGTCGGCCAGCCCTTCGCTGCCAGCTATGCGATGACCAAGCGTGCGATCCAGAGCCTGACCTTCAGTACAGCCTTGGCGGTCGCCAAGCGGCAGATCACCTGCAACTGCATCGCCCCCGGCGCGGTGGCGACCGAATTCATCGCGGCGCTGCGGGAACAGCCGGGCTGGGACGAGGCCACCGCCAAGCACACCCCGATGGGCCGCCTCGGCGAGCCAGAGGATATCGCCGGCGCGGTCATGATGCTGCTCGGCGACGATGCGCGCTGGGTGACGGGGCAGGTGATCGAGGCGAGCGGAGGCCTCGCGCTCTGA
- a CDS encoding class I adenylate-forming enzyme family protein: MTEKLRAIMALDPDRTQIDFGGTDFSWRQIAENVRAIEAALDAMGLPEDARIGVMLRNRPGHVAAIVAVLSTDRCLVTLNPILPDAKLFADVETLGLPAIIADATDLARPGLAEALARAGSAVIEIDPFLGGVRVVQGEVRTQIQTSPGVAIEMLTSGTTGTPKRVPLSRDAFDASFRGFTKYERGRSFDDPARLNSGCTMVVNPLTHIGGIYGCIGALAAGRRIAMLEKFSVDAWVSAVRRNRPAVASAVPSAVRMLLDADVDPADLASLKSLITGTAPLAPDLVDAFMAKYGIPICSNYGATEFAGAIAGWTIDDFRKLWPEKRGAVGRIHADIEARIVDAESGAILPHGAEGLLEIKGQQLGNAMQWLRTTDRAVLDADRFLFIRGRADNAIIRGGFKIHPDDVVTALNDHPAIREAAVVGVPDDRLGAVPAAAIILKDGASAPAADDLKAWLKDRLIAYQVPVHIRIVPDFPRTPSMKPSAPGLRALFAGES; the protein is encoded by the coding sequence ATGACCGAAAAATTGCGCGCGATCATGGCGCTCGATCCCGACCGGACGCAGATCGACTTCGGCGGCACCGACTTTAGCTGGCGCCAGATCGCCGAGAATGTCCGCGCGATCGAGGCCGCGCTCGACGCGATGGGCTTGCCCGAGGACGCCCGCATCGGGGTGATGCTCCGCAACCGCCCCGGCCATGTTGCGGCGATCGTCGCGGTGCTCTCGACCGACCGCTGCCTCGTGACGCTCAACCCAATCCTGCCCGACGCCAAGCTCTTCGCCGACGTCGAGACGCTGGGCCTGCCCGCGATCATCGCCGACGCCACCGACCTCGCGCGCCCGGGCCTCGCCGAAGCGCTCGCCCGTGCCGGCTCGGCGGTGATCGAGATCGACCCTTTTCTGGGCGGCGTCCGCGTGGTGCAGGGCGAAGTTCGCACCCAAATCCAGACCTCGCCCGGCGTCGCCATCGAGATGCTCACCAGCGGCACCACCGGCACGCCCAAGCGCGTGCCCTTGAGCCGCGACGCCTTCGACGCGAGCTTTCGCGGCTTCACCAAATATGAGCGCGGGCGCAGCTTCGACGACCCGGCCCGGCTCAATTCGGGTTGCACGATGGTGGTCAATCCGCTCACCCATATCGGCGGCATCTATGGCTGCATCGGTGCGCTTGCGGCGGGGCGGCGGATTGCGATGCTCGAAAAATTCAGTGTCGACGCCTGGGTCTCGGCGGTGCGCCGCAACCGCCCCGCGGTCGCGTCGGCGGTGCCCTCGGCGGTGCGCATGCTGCTCGATGCCGACGTCGATCCCGCCGACCTCGCCAGCCTCAAGTCGCTGATCACCGGCACCGCACCGCTTGCCCCCGACCTCGTCGATGCCTTCATGGCCAAATATGGCATCCCGATCTGCAGCAATTATGGCGCGACCGAATTCGCCGGCGCGATTGCGGGCTGGACGATCGACGACTTCCGCAAACTCTGGCCCGAGAAACGCGGCGCCGTCGGCCGCATCCACGCCGATATCGAGGCGCGCATCGTTGATGCCGAAAGCGGCGCGATCCTGCCGCACGGCGCCGAAGGCCTGCTCGAGATCAAGGGCCAGCAGCTCGGCAACGCCATGCAATGGCTGCGCACCACCGACCGGGCCGTCCTCGACGCCGACCGCTTCCTCTTCATCAGGGGCCGCGCTGACAATGCGATCATCCGCGGTGGTTTCAAGATCCATCCCGACGATGTCGTGACCGCGCTCAACGACCATCCCGCGATCCGCGAGGCCGCCGTCGTCGGCGTCCCCGACGATCGCCTCGGCGCAGTTCCCGCCGCCGCGATCATCCTCAAAGACGGCGCCTCAGCGCCCGCGGCCGACGACCTCAAAGCATGGCTCAAGGACCGGCTGATCGCCTATCAGGTCCCGGTTCATATCCGCATCGTCCCCGACTTCCCGCGCACCCCGTCGATGAAGCCATCGGCGCCCGGGCTGCGCGCGCTATTTGCAGGAGAGAGCTGA
- a CDS encoding SDR family NAD(P)-dependent oxidoreductase, whose translation MESFAGKSVIVTGGGKGVGRGIAEAFAAAGAEVMLGARTISYAEDVKAGVEKVGGIAECFAADIAKHADCRALVEATVQAFGGVDIIVHAAADIPHGGLGHVDDERLEAGFASIAKAAWWLLDAARPHLAQARDGGRFIAIGSINGTFNVVPNMTAYGMAKAALDAFIRAAAGDVVGDGITVNAINPGLVASDRAKAVLGDEGLAAYGATVPVGRAGTPADIAHAALFLASARSDYITGTTIKMDGGSTVAASPGRNDILQDRLKLQQGKAP comes from the coding sequence ATGGAAAGCTTCGCTGGAAAATCGGTGATCGTCACCGGCGGCGGCAAGGGCGTCGGGCGCGGCATCGCCGAGGCCTTCGCCGCCGCAGGCGCCGAAGTGATGCTTGGCGCGCGCACCATCTCCTACGCCGAGGACGTCAAGGCGGGGGTCGAGAAGGTCGGCGGCATCGCCGAATGTTTCGCCGCCGACATCGCGAAACACGCCGACTGCCGCGCGCTCGTCGAAGCCACCGTGCAAGCCTTCGGCGGCGTCGATATCATCGTCCACGCCGCCGCGGACATCCCGCACGGCGGGCTCGGCCATGTCGACGACGAGCGGCTCGAGGCGGGTTTCGCGAGCATCGCCAAGGCGGCGTGGTGGCTGCTTGACGCGGCGCGCCCGCATCTTGCGCAGGCGCGCGACGGCGGCCGCTTCATCGCGATCGGTTCGATCAACGGCACCTTCAACGTCGTTCCCAATATGACCGCCTATGGCATGGCTAAGGCCGCGCTCGACGCCTTCATCCGCGCCGCGGCGGGCGATGTCGTCGGCGACGGCATCACTGTCAACGCGATCAACCCCGGCCTCGTCGCCAGCGACCGCGCCAAGGCCGTGCTCGGCGACGAAGGCCTCGCCGCCTATGGCGCGACCGTCCCTGTCGGCCGCGCGGGTACCCCCGCCGACATCGCGCATGCAGCGCTGTTCCTCGCTTCGGCGCGCTCGGACTATATCACCGGCACGACGATCAAGATGGACGGCGGCTCGACCGTCGCGGCGTCGCCCGGCCGCAACGACATCCTGCAGGACCGGCTCAAGCTCCAGCAAGGAAAGGCGCCCTGA
- a CDS encoding SDR family oxidoreductase, translating to MDLGIKGKVALVFGGSKGIGLGCAHEFAREGCKTVIAARTQSTIDAAVAEVQAAGGDAIGISADCTSKDGIAKAVQAATDAFAPPDILIFNVDSGPKGSFLEVDDDTFAAANNNNVMAFRWAVQAVVPHMQRQGWGRILTIGTNSVKAPHRKLARAAQNTYRVGALALSKTLSAELGPMGITVNTLGTGAIATPQFKEVFTKIAEGQGQTYDEHIAQRTAAYPIPRMGTPADMAAAAAFLCSDRAGFITGQVLVIDGGNLEVLQ from the coding sequence ATGGACCTCGGGATCAAGGGCAAGGTCGCGCTCGTCTTCGGCGGTTCCAAAGGCATCGGCCTCGGCTGCGCGCACGAGTTCGCGCGCGAAGGCTGCAAGACCGTCATCGCCGCGCGCACCCAGTCGACCATCGACGCGGCAGTTGCCGAGGTCCAGGCCGCCGGCGGCGACGCGATCGGCATCTCCGCCGACTGCACCAGCAAGGACGGGATCGCCAAAGCCGTACAAGCCGCAACCGATGCTTTCGCCCCGCCCGATATCCTGATCTTCAACGTCGATTCCGGCCCCAAGGGCAGCTTCCTCGAGGTCGACGACGACACCTTCGCGGCGGCGAACAACAATAATGTCATGGCCTTCCGCTGGGCGGTGCAGGCGGTCGTCCCGCATATGCAGCGCCAAGGCTGGGGCCGTATCCTCACCATCGGTACGAACTCGGTAAAGGCGCCGCACCGCAAGCTCGCGCGCGCGGCGCAGAACACCTACCGCGTCGGCGCGCTCGCCCTGTCCAAGACGCTCTCCGCCGAGCTCGGACCGATGGGCATCACCGTCAACACCCTCGGCACCGGCGCGATCGCGACGCCGCAGTTCAAGGAGGTGTTCACGAAGATCGCCGAGGGGCAAGGCCAGACCTACGACGAGCATATCGCCCAGCGCACCGCCGCTTACCCGATCCCGCGCATGGGCACGCCCGCGGATATGGCGGCCGCTGCCGCCTTCCTCTGCTCGGACCGCGCGGGCTTCATCACCGGGCAGGTGCTCGTGATCGATGGTGGCAATCTCGAAGTTCTGCAGTAA
- a CDS encoding SDR family oxidoreductase, which yields MKLGSDIAAVVTGGASGLGRASAEALASEGVKVAIFDVNEEGGKAVADAIGGVFCKVDITSEDSVVAGYEAARAAHGQERILVHCAQISKGGKTVRYDKATGGYVRYSTDDYAFSAQGILIASYRLASLAALGMANADPLNEDGERGAIVLTASAAAQDAQIGQVGYGSLKAGVNGLVLPMARDLMDVGIRVNSIMPGIFATPPMLAVKDKAPAIFEGLAASVPFPKRLGKPEEFGSLVLELARNSYFNGQNLRLDGAIRMPPK from the coding sequence ATGAAACTGGGAAGTGACATTGCGGCCGTGGTCACCGGCGGCGCCTCGGGCCTCGGCCGCGCGAGCGCCGAGGCGCTGGCAAGCGAAGGCGTGAAGGTCGCGATCTTCGACGTCAACGAAGAGGGCGGCAAGGCGGTCGCCGACGCGATCGGCGGCGTGTTCTGCAAAGTCGATATCACCAGCGAGGACAGCGTCGTCGCGGGTTATGAGGCCGCCCGCGCCGCCCACGGGCAGGAACGCATCCTCGTCCATTGCGCACAGATATCGAAGGGCGGCAAAACCGTCCGCTATGACAAGGCCACCGGTGGTTATGTTCGCTATTCGACCGACGACTATGCCTTTTCGGCGCAGGGCATTCTCATTGCCAGTTATCGCCTCGCGTCGCTCGCCGCGCTGGGCATGGCGAATGCCGATCCGCTGAACGAGGACGGCGAGCGCGGCGCGATCGTGCTCACCGCTTCGGCCGCGGCGCAGGATGCGCAGATCGGACAGGTCGGTTATGGCTCTTTGAAGGCCGGCGTGAACGGCCTTGTCCTGCCGATGGCGCGCGACCTGATGGACGTCGGCATCCGCGTCAATTCGATCATGCCCGGCATTTTTGCGACCCCTCCAATGCTGGCGGTGAAGGACAAGGCGCCCGCGATCTTCGAAGGGCTGGCGGCGTCGGTGCCGTTTCCAAAGCGCCTCGGCAAGCCCGAGGAATTCGGGTCGCTTGTCCTCGAGCTGGCGCGCAACAGCTATTTCAACGGGCAGAATCTGCGTCTCGACGGCGCGATCCGCATGCCGCCCAAATAG
- a CDS encoding DUF2889 domain-containing protein, translating into MNAPQQFPFARQSAGPAPLRRPGSIRRTTSIDSDWPDGFGEPWIMTGRGRDLLTPFDGGAIEVASGGFTIKASPLREILAIDISADHPRVDEMVGVRAGGASRTALADVLGDLRGTPLFQVLDDYAGASLVAGWIWSRWRDDWHQRMASNRARSGASSKGRMVNICTGFTEGGSSLTADGDVDHSDQSATEVGPLANPDDPIGWHEMPVQQGRPLARRARRIDVWRGEGVLKVDAAFQDSGPNPQGTRTAIHEYRVYAEVDERDGTLLSLQALPLILPFRECPGASMKATRMVGQHVGEFRQAVLDTLVGTVGCTHLNDVLRALADVPVLASLLPKEAE; encoded by the coding sequence TTGAACGCACCCCAGCAGTTTCCGTTTGCCCGCCAGTCGGCGGGTCCCGCGCCGCTGCGCCGTCCGGGGTCGATCCGGCGGACCACGTCGATCGATTCGGACTGGCCCGACGGCTTCGGCGAACCGTGGATCATGACCGGGCGGGGACGCGACTTGCTGACGCCGTTCGATGGCGGTGCGATCGAGGTTGCGAGCGGCGGTTTCACGATCAAGGCGTCGCCGCTGCGCGAGATACTGGCGATCGATATCTCCGCCGACCACCCACGGGTCGACGAGATGGTCGGGGTGCGCGCGGGCGGGGCGAGCCGGACGGCACTGGCCGACGTGCTGGGCGACCTGCGCGGCACGCCGCTGTTCCAGGTGCTCGACGATTATGCCGGTGCCAGCCTTGTCGCCGGGTGGATCTGGTCGCGCTGGCGCGACGACTGGCATCAGCGGATGGCGAGCAACCGCGCCAGATCGGGCGCGAGCAGCAAGGGGCGGATGGTCAATATCTGCACCGGCTTCACCGAAGGCGGCAGTTCGCTGACCGCAGACGGCGACGTCGATCACAGCGACCAGTCGGCGACCGAGGTCGGTCCGCTGGCGAATCCCGACGACCCTATCGGCTGGCACGAAATGCCGGTGCAACAGGGACGCCCGCTCGCCCGCCGGGCACGGCGAATCGACGTGTGGCGTGGCGAAGGGGTACTGAAGGTCGATGCCGCCTTTCAGGACAGCGGCCCGAACCCGCAGGGGACGCGTACCGCGATTCACGAATATCGCGTTTATGCAGAGGTCGACGAACGCGACGGCACCTTGCTTTCGCTGCAGGCGCTGCCGCTTATCCTGCCGTTTCGCGAATGCCCCGGCGCCTCGATGAAGGCGACGCGGATGGTCGGGCAGCACGTCGGCGAGTTCCGGCAGGCGGTTCTCGACACGCTGGTCGGCACGGTCGGCTGCACCCACCTCAATGACGTCCTGCGTGCGCTGGCCGACGTCCCCGTCTTGGCAAGTTTGTTACCGAAAGAGGCCGAGTAG
- a CDS encoding TonB-dependent receptor — protein MIFKQNRDSARLLAAVSLGAIALSAAPAFAQAAPEETQYDDDAIVVIGVTKQDANIQETPIAITAFSGETLTEQGISKVEDIASFTPGFNIRGAGNNPTAFSLAMRGQVQNDNIATLEPSVGTYLDEMYIARAYGLNVELVDVESVQVLKGPQGTLFGRNTSAGAVLIQTANPRYDEISGKMSATYGRFDERTGQAVLNLGLSDSLAIRGALYYQKRDGYKTDINTGAKYEGRETWNGRVKLGWKPTDTFEILLSGEWYDTYIDGPVRQNLFFNAPAAFGPAKPIVDGIAAAEREEFGGNPNLAAYTPPSAVIGADPRGPFNKTKTQTYTAKFILDTSFGQIRWINGYRGVQSENLVDLDGTSFAGHFTEGTQDLKQYSTELQATGTAFDDRLNFATGITYFRETGFDQSRSNLFNGKFAAGPTVPAEFVGRTSWSNFSGTLDNDSFGMYGQLNYALTDRFNVTGGLRYSIDDKRVITRSGDVVDNTDQFVRCTPATVAIPCDRERHKTFTNLSYTIGADYDVTDDILIYAKQSKGYRSGALQLRTVTLEDSIPSDPEIVNEQEIGIKTTFLDGRARFNIAGYHNKVRDAQRSPVLAPNGISQTVIENADTETWGVEADASFEVVDGFTLFASGAISDPKYTRYEGKALAGTPPTQTIVTVDKSDYLLVGIVKEQFTVGANLKQDLGGVGLDANIVYAWQGKMPQIDIPVNMFTSTAPGGLGLTQAQADQLAAVAQSGSLGLLNARVALSFGPEKNFEVALWGKNLTNDQEQQYTLLLSNIYVGTSYNEPRSYGVTASFKF, from the coding sequence ATGATTTTCAAGCAGAATCGCGATTCGGCCCGATTGCTTGCGGCGGTCTCGCTTGGCGCGATTGCGCTTTCGGCTGCCCCCGCCTTTGCCCAGGCGGCGCCCGAAGAGACCCAATATGACGATGACGCGATCGTCGTCATCGGCGTGACCAAGCAGGACGCGAACATCCAGGAAACGCCGATCGCGATCACCGCATTCAGCGGCGAGACGCTGACCGAACAGGGCATTTCGAAGGTCGAAGACATTGCGAGCTTCACCCCCGGGTTCAACATCCGCGGTGCGGGCAACAATCCCACCGCCTTCTCGCTCGCGATGCGCGGGCAGGTCCAGAACGACAATATCGCGACGCTCGAGCCGTCGGTCGGTACCTATCTCGACGAAATGTATATCGCGCGCGCCTATGGCCTCAACGTCGAGCTCGTCGATGTCGAAAGCGTGCAGGTGCTCAAGGGGCCGCAGGGCACGCTCTTCGGCCGTAACACCTCGGCTGGTGCGGTGCTGATCCAGACCGCCAATCCGCGCTATGACGAGATTTCGGGCAAGATGAGCGCGACCTATGGCCGTTTCGACGAACGCACGGGTCAGGCGGTGCTCAACCTCGGCCTGTCGGACAGCCTCGCGATCCGCGGCGCGCTCTATTACCAGAAGCGCGACGGGTACAAGACCGACATCAATACCGGCGCGAAATATGAAGGTCGTGAGACGTGGAATGGCCGCGTCAAGCTCGGCTGGAAGCCGACCGACACCTTCGAAATCCTGCTGTCGGGCGAATGGTACGACACCTATATCGACGGCCCCGTCCGCCAGAACCTGTTCTTCAACGCGCCCGCAGCTTTCGGCCCTGCCAAGCCGATCGTCGACGGCATCGCCGCCGCCGAGCGCGAAGAATTTGGCGGCAATCCCAACCTTGCCGCCTACACGCCGCCCTCCGCGGTGATCGGTGCCGATCCGCGCGGTCCGTTCAACAAGACCAAGACGCAGACCTATACCGCCAAATTCATCCTCGATACGAGCTTCGGCCAGATCCGCTGGATCAACGGCTATCGCGGCGTGCAGAGCGAAAATCTGGTCGATCTCGACGGGACCAGCTTCGCGGGCCACTTCACCGAAGGCACGCAGGACCTCAAGCAATATTCGACCGAGTTGCAGGCGACGGGTACAGCATTCGATGACCGGCTTAATTTCGCGACCGGCATCACCTATTTCCGCGAAACGGGTTTCGACCAGTCGCGCTCGAACCTGTTCAACGGCAAGTTCGCTGCGGGGCCGACGGTGCCGGCGGAATTCGTCGGGCGGACGAGCTGGTCGAACTTCTCGGGCACGCTCGACAACGACAGTTTCGGCATGTACGGTCAGCTCAACTATGCGCTGACCGACCGGTTCAACGTTACCGGCGGCCTGCGTTATTCGATCGATGACAAGCGCGTGATCACCCGGTCGGGCGACGTCGTCGACAACACCGACCAGTTCGTTCGCTGTACCCCGGCAACGGTCGCGATCCCGTGCGATCGCGAACGGCACAAGACCTTCACCAACCTGTCGTATACGATCGGCGCTGACTATGACGTGACCGACGATATCCTGATCTATGCCAAGCAAAGCAAAGGCTATCGTTCGGGCGCGCTGCAGCTTCGTACCGTGACGCTGGAGGACTCGATCCCGTCGGATCCCGAAATCGTCAACGAGCAGGAAATCGGGATCAAGACGACGTTCCTCGATGGCCGCGCGCGCTTCAACATTGCGGGCTATCACAACAAGGTCCGCGATGCGCAGCGCAGCCCGGTGCTTGCACCGAACGGCATCAGCCAGACGGTGATCGAAAATGCCGACACCGAAACCTGGGGCGTCGAAGCCGATGCATCGTTCGAAGTCGTCGACGGCTTCACCCTCTTCGCGTCCGGGGCGATCAGCGATCCGAAGTATACGCGATACGAAGGCAAGGCGCTCGCCGGCACACCGCCGACGCAGACGATCGTGACGGTCGACAAGAGCGATTATCTGCTCGTCGGCATCGTCAAGGAGCAGTTCACCGTCGGTGCCAACCTGAAGCAGGACCTTGGCGGGGTCGGGCTCGATGCCAACATCGTCTATGCATGGCAGGGCAAGATGCCGCAGATCGACATCCCGGTGAACATGTTCACTTCGACCGCGCCGGGCGGCCTCGGGCTGACGCAGGCGCAGGCCGACCAGCTCGCCGCCGTCGCCCAGTCGGGATCGCTCGGTCTGCTCAACGCCCGCGTCGCACTCAGCTTCGGCCCCGAAAAGAATTTCGAGGTCGCGCTGTGGGGCAAGAACCTAACCAACGATCAGGAACAGCAATATACGCTGTTGCTGAGCAACATCTATGTCGGGACCTCCTACAACGAACCGCGCAGCTACGGCGTGACCGCCAGCTTCAAATTCTAG